The following DNA comes from Candidatus Desulfofervidus auxilii.
ATATTTCCTATTTTGGTTGATATAAGAAGACATACTCATTGGGTTCATGTAAAAACTAAAATTAGTGTGATTAGAGAAGACCCAACTGATAATATTTTTCCAGAATGTGCTATAGAAGGAAATGCCGATTATATTATTTCTGGAGATAGACACCTCTTATCTTTAAAAAGTTTCCAAAGTATCCCTATTTTTTTAAAAGTAAGGGAATTTTTGGAGAGAGAGAATATAGAATCACAATGATAACAGTAAGTGAAGATACTACCAAAATAAAACAAATTTTAACAGATGAACCTTTAAAGAATCCACAGGATGACTTTTTTGGGTATGCAAAGTTTGCGGAGCACTTAGCAGATGCTATTTGTAAAGTAGAAATACCTGAATGTTTGATTTTTGCTGTTTGTGGACCATGGGGAGCAGGTAAAACCACTGTCCTTAATTTTGT
Coding sequences within:
- a CDS encoding putative toxin-antitoxin system toxin component, PIN family; translation: MLFTDDMSKELIRVLSHKKFGLTAQEIFPILVDIRRHTHWVHVKTKISVIREDPTDNIFPECAIEGNADYIISGDRHLLSLKSFQSIPIFLKVREFLERENIESQ